The window CAAGATGAGATCGTCATAGTAGAGCTGCTCGAACTCCGGAAAGGTGTGCGAATGCTCGGAAAAACCGATCTCATGCACGCCGCGCTCCGCCGCCGCGCGGACGAAGCCCGCAGCGTAGTCCTCATCGTACGAGCCATACTCAAGGTGCATATGATAGTCAAAGCGCATGGGATCACCTCAATCAAATTCACCTGCAAGGATGCGCTCGCAGACCGTCAGCACCCCGTGCGCCCGATTGCTCGGCGCACGGTATCGCGCACGCTCCTTGACGGCGGGAATGGCGTTCTCCATCGCAAAGCTGTGTGTCACGGCATCCATGAGCTCCAGATCGTTCCCATAGTCGCCGAACGCCGCGCATTCATCGGGGGCGATGCCAAGCCGCTCCTGAATCCGCCGGGCGGCGACGCCCTTGCTCACGCCCTGCCCGTAGACATCTACCCACTCGGCGCTGGAGAGGGTTACCTGCATCCGATCCGCATACTGCTGCATGGCAGGGTAGATCGTCTGCGCGGCGTTGCCCGACGGGTCACAGAACGCCATCTTGATCGGCACATCGTCCACGGCGGCAAAATCCTCCACCACAGCCGAGTCCGACACATATTTTGCGAGCTCCGTGCGAAAGGACTCCGTATTGTCCGCCGCGTGGAGATAGCCGCACTTTTTCCCGCAGTATATGGAATGCACGCCCGCCAGCCCTTCGCCCGTCCGCATCACAGCAAGCGCAAGCGATGTGTCCACGGGACTGGAAAACAGCTCCCTGTCGTGCTCCATCACAAGCGTACCGTTCTCCGCGAGAAAGATCATCTCATCCCACCACGGTGCAAACGTCTGACGGAGCGAGGCATACTGCCGCCCCGACGCGGGCGCGAATCGGATGCCGCGCTCCTTTAGGCGTGCGTAGACCGCGCCGAACCCTGCGGGCAGATTCCCATGCTCGTCGAGCAGCGTTCCGTCCATATCCGAAAAGATCAGCCGTATCATCCCGTCACCTCTCCTTCTCCATAATGTTCTCATTATAACAAAGAACAATTTTACACGCAATGAAAAGAAACCGCAGGATAAGACAGCAATAAAAAATGAGCTGCTGCACGAGGCAAAAGCCTCGCACAGCAACCCATAAACGTATCTCTGCGTCGAAATCAGCCGAGGATGACAAGTGCCTCGCGCACCTTGACCGACTGTCCTGCCGTAACGTTGATCGCCTTGACCGTGCCGTCCGCAGGTGCTGCGATCTCGTTCTGCATCTTCATCGCCTCAAGGATGAGGAGCGTATCGCCCGCCTTGACCGCCTGACCGACCGAGACCTTGACCTCGATGATCTTGCCGGGCATCGGAGCGTCCACGGAGCTCTCGCCCGCCCCTGCCGATGCCGCCGGTGCTGCCGGAGCCGCAGGAGCTGCCGGTGCAGGAGCAGCCGGAGCCGGTGCAGGAGCGGCTGCACGCGGTGCAGCTGCGGGAGCTGCGCCTGCTGCGCGTACTTCCTCGACCTCAACCTCATAAGCAGTGCCGTTGACCGTGATGTTGAACTTCTTCATGTGTTATTCCTCCAACATTTATATTCCCAAGGGAAGCACGCCGTTTCATCAATGCTTCCCCCGCGACAGACATTCCTCAAAGATTGCTGCGATTGGCGAGCGTCCAGATCTCTGCCGGCTTGATGCGCACAGCGACAACCTTGCCGCCCATCGCCGACTGAACAGCGGCTGTGATGACTGCGACGATCTCCGGCCCAGCGGTATTTGTAGCCATATTTTACCTCCTGCCTGATTAGAGCGGAATGTTCCCGTGCTTCTTCGCGGGATTGTCCTCACGCTTGCTCGCAAGTGCGTTGAGTGCCGTGATGATGTAGGGGCGCGTCTCACTCGGCGTGATGACCATGTCGGCGTAGCCGCGCTCCGCCGCCTTGTACGGGGTCGCGAACTCCTCAATGTACTCCGCCGTACGCGCATCCTTGTCCGGATCCTTGCGGAAGATGATGTTCGCCGCGCCCGCAGGGCCCATGACGGCGATCTCAGACGTCGGCCATGCCATGACCTGATCCGCACCGAGCTCGCGGTTGCACATTGCGATGTAGGAGCCGCCGTACGCCTTGCGCGTGATGACCGTAACCTTCGGCACCGTCGCCTCGCTGTAGGCATAGAGCATCTTCGCGCCGTGGCGGATGATGCCGCTGTACTCCTGATCGACGCCCGGCAGGAAACCCGGCACATCGACGAGGTTGACGAGCGGAATGTTGAACGCATCGCAGAAGCGGATGAAGCGCGCCGACTTGTTGGACGCATCGACATCGAGGCAGCCCGCCATGACGTTCGGCTCGTTCGCGATGATGCCGACCGTGCGGCCGTCAAAGCGTGCGAAGCAGCAGATGATGTTCGTCGCGAAATGCTGATGCACCTCGTAGAACTCGCCGTTGTCGACGATGGAACGAATGACATCCTTCATGTCATACGGTGCATTCGGATTGTCGGGGATGAGCGTGTTGAGGCTCTCGTCCTGACGGTTCGGGTCGTCGCCCGTCTCTACGTGCGGGACTTCCTCCATGTTGTTGCTCGGGAGGAAGGAGAGCAGGTAGCGGATCTGGTCGATGCAGTCCTGATCGTTCTCCGCCGCAAAATGTGCAACGCCGGAGCGGCTGTTGTGCGTCATTGCACCGCCGAGTGCCTCCGCCGTGACCTCCTCCGCCGTGACCGCCTTGATAACGGCAGGTCCCGTGATGAACATCTGGCTTGTTTTCTTCACCATGAAGATGAAGTCCGTAAGAGCGGGGCTGTAGACCGCGCCGCCCGCGCAGGGTCCCATGATGACAGAGATCTGCGGGATGACACCCGAGGACTTCGTGTTGCGGTAGAAGATGCCGCCGTAGCCCGAGAGGGCATCGACCGCCTCCTGGATGCGTGCGCCGCCCGAATCGTTGATGCCGATGCAGGGTGCGCCCATCTTCATCGCGAGATCCATGACCTTCCAGATCTTGTGTGCGTGCTTTTCGCCGAGCGAACCGCCCTCAACGGTGAAGTCCTGTGCGAATGCGTAGACGAGGCGGCCGTTCACCGTGCCGTAGCCCGTCACAACGCCCTCGCCCGGCAGCTCCTTCTTGTCCTGCCCGAAGTTGGTGCAGCGATGACGAACGAACATATCCAGTTCGACGAAGCTGTCCTCATCGAAAAGCAGGTCAAGGCGCTCACGTGCGGTGAGTTTGCCCTTGCTGTGCTGTTTCTCGATGTTCTTGGCGCCGCCGCCCTGTTTCAGATGCTCTTTCTTCTCCAGCATCAACTCAATTTTTTCCTGGACTGTGGACATCATATCCCTCCTGTATCTCTTACCGCAGGATGCAGGAATGATGCAATCCTGCGGGAATGAACATTCTATAGCGCGGGTCGCTCCTCAGCGATCCTCATGCTCACAGATCTCAAGGAGAACGCCCTTCGTCGATTTCGGATGGAGGAACGCGATCTTCGCGCCGCCCGCACCGATGCGCGGCTTCTCGTCGATCATGCGGACGCCCTTCGCCTTGAGATCGGCAATCGCATTCTCGATGTTGTCCACGCGCAGGGCAATGTGCTGGATGCCCTCGCCCTTCTTCTCGATGTATTTCGTGATCGGGCTGTCCTCTGCCGTGCCGATGAGCAGCTCGATCTCACTCTTGTTCGGTGTCGGATGGAACGTCGTCGTGACCTTCTGCTCGGCGACGGTTTCCTCAGCCGTGCAGGGGATACCGATCACGTCCGACCAGAAATTCTTTCCCTCCTCGAGATCTTTTACGGCAATCCCGATGTGATCCACTGCCAGAACCTTGAACATAGGTGCTTCCTCCTTGGGAAATTGCTGTCAATTTCCACTGTTAAGATAACATTTCGGCCATGACATCGCCCACCACGGTATAGGGGTCGGTCTCATGCGCCTTGATTTTCGCCACATAGTCGTCCAGTCTGCCCGTATCGACAATGCGGCTCTCGATGTGACGGCGGACACCTGCGTGCAGGATGTCCAGCATCTCATCGCGTGTGCGGCGCGTACGCCGCTCGGTAAGGACACCATTCCCTTCGATATGGATACGGTGCTCCTCGATGGTATCGACCAGCTCCGTGATCCCATCGCCGCGATTCGCGACGACCTTGCGGATCGGAGGCCGCCAGTCGCTCATGTGATCGTCCAGATCGAGCATCATATTGATCTCACGGACGAGCTTGTCCGCGCCGTCAAGATCGGACTTGTTGATGGCGAACACGTCGCCGATCTCAAGGATGCCCGCCTTGATCGCCTGGATGTCGTCGCCCATGCCCGGAATCAGTACGACCATGGTTGTGTCCGCCGCCCGCACAATATCCACTTCGGACTGCCCGACACCGACGGTCTCGACAAAGATGATGTCCTTGCCGAACGCATCCATGACCTTTACCGCGTCAGCAGTTTTGTGCGAAAGGCCGCCGAGGCTGCCGCGCGTTCCCATGCTGCGGATAAAAACGCCCTCATCGAGCGTCAGGTCGTTCATGCGGATGCGGTCGCCCAAAATGGCGCCGCCGGAAAAGGGGCTCGTGGGGTCGACGGCGATGATGCCGACGGTTTTCCCGCGTTTGCGGTATTCCTTGGCAATCTTGTCCGTCATGGTGCTTTTGCCCGCACCCGGAGGGCCGGTAATGCCGAGAACATAGGCATGTCCCGTATGCGGATAGAGCGCCTTCATGATGTCCGTCGCCGACGCGCGTTCGTTCTCGATCGCCGTGATGGCGCGCGAGAGCGCGAGGCGGTTTCCATTGAGCACTTCGGCTGCAATATCCATGCGCCCACCTCCTTCGCGCAGTCACTCCATACAGGGGAATGGATGACAGACAAAAGATTCTCCTGCCTGTCATCCATCCTTTCAAAATGACGTTGTTACGCCACATGCTCCTTGATGAAGTCAACTACGTCGCCGGTCGGTGTGCCGGGGGTAAAGACTGCGGCAACGCCCGCCTCCTTGAGTGCGGGGATGTCGCCCTCGGGGATGACCCCGCCGCCGATGACGAGCACGTCGTCCATGCCCTTCTCGCGCAGCAGGTTCACGACCTTCGGGAACAGGTGCGGATGCGCACCCGAGAGAATACTCATCGCAACGACGTTCACATCCTCCTGCAGAGCTGCCTCGGCGATCTCCTCGGGGGTCTGACGAAGCCCCGTGTAGACGACCTCGAAGCCTGCATCGCGCAGGGCGCGGGCAACGACCTTCGCGCCGCGGTCATGACCATCCAGACCCGGCTTTGCAACGAGCACTCTGATTTTCTCTGCCATTTTTATATTCCTCCTGAACAGGGCTGCCGCCGTGCGGGCGGCATACCCCCCTTGCATTCACCAAATTGTTTTCAGCTCTGTCCCGCAAACCGTGGATACGTGCGGTATATCCCCCGCACAAACACAGGCTTACAGGTTGACGTGCGCCTCGTACTCGCCGAATACCTCGCGCATGACGCCGCAGATTTCGCCGAGCGTCGCATAGGTCTTGACCGCTGCGAGGATGTGCGGCATGAGGTTCTCGTTCTCGTCGCCGCACGCCGCCTTGAGGTCGGCAAGAGCCGCCTGAACAGCTGCGTTGTCGCGCTTCGCCTTCATCGCCTCGACCTTTGCCTTCTGCTTCTCGCCGACGGATGCGTCGACGCGGAGCAGGTTCTTCGGTGCTTCTTCCTCCACCTGGAACTTGTTGACACCGACGATGACGCGGGCACCGGACTCGACGTCCATCTGCCACTTGTAGGCGCTGTCCTGAATTTCCTTCTGGATGTAGCCCTTCTCGATCGCCGCAACCGCGCCGCCGAGATCGTCGATCTTCTTGATGTACTCCCACGCCTCTTTCTCGATGCGGTTCGTCATCGCCTCGACGTAGTACGAGCCTGCGAGCGGGTCAACGACATCGGCAAGTCCGCTCTCGTACGCAACGATCTGCTGCGTACGGAGGGCGACCATGACCGAGTCCTCCGTCGGAAGCGCAAGCGCCTCGTCGCGGGAATTCGTGTGGAGCGACTGCGTGCCGCCCATAACGGCGGCTGCCGTCTGGAGCGCGACGCGGACGATGTTGTTGTTCGGCTGCTGTGCGGTGAGCATCGAGCCTGCCGTCTGCGTGTGGACGCGGAGCATCATGGACTTCGGCTTTTCCGCCTTGAAGCGTTCCTTCATGACCTTCGCCCAGATGCGGCGGGATGCACGGAACTTCGCGACCTCCTCAAGCACGTTGTTGTGTGCGTTCCAGAAGAAGGAGAGCCGTCCTGCGAACGCATCGACGCTGAGTCCTGCCTTGATGGCAGCCTCGACGTAGGCGATGCCGTCCGCGATGGTGAATGCAATTTCCTGCGATGCCGTGGAGCCGGCCTCGCGGATGTGGTAGCCCGAGATGGAGATGGTGTTCCAGTTCGGGACGTTCTTGGAGCAATATTCAAAAATGTTCGTGATGAGGCGCATGGACGGGCGCGGCGGGAAGATGTACGTGCCGCGTGCCGCATACTCCTTCAGAATGTCGTTCTGGATCGTGCCCTTGAGCTTGTCTGCCGACACGCCCTGCTTCTCCGCCACGGCGATGTACATCGCGAGGAGGACGGACGCGGGCGCGTTGATCGTCATGGACGTGGAGACCTTGCCGAGGTCGATCTGGTCAAAGAGGATTTCCATGTCGGCGAGCGAGTCGATCGCAACGCCGACCTTGCCGACCTCGCCCTCGGAGATGGCATCCGTGGAGTCGTAGCCGATCTGCGTCGGGAGGTCAAATGCACACGAAAGTCCCGTTGCGCCGCTCTCGATGAGGTAACGGTAACGCTTGTTGGACTCCTCCGCCGTGGAGAATCCTGCGTACATACGCATCGTCCAGAAGCGTCCGCGGTACATCGTCGGCTGAACGCCGCGGGTATAGGGGTAGACACCGGGGAAGCCGATGTCCTCCGCATAGTCCGTCTCCGCAATATCGAGCGGCGTATAGAGCCCCTGCTCGGGGATGTGGGGACGTGCGGGGAACTTCGCCGTTGCCTTTTCTACGGCGGCATTGTACTTGTCAAGCTCCGCCTGGATCTTTTCATTGCTCATGAATGTATTCTCCTTTACCTTTACAGTTCTTTGTGTTGGGTTATATAAAGGGCTTTGTGCCCTCTTTCTATCGGGTTATTTCTGCATCGACCCCGTCGCGAGGAAGCGCTGATGGAAGGAAAGCGCCTCGTCGAGAAGGTGCGGCGTCTGTGCGCCCTTTGTCGCTGCAAGTGCACGCTCGTAGTAGTCGAGCAGGATCGGACGATAGTCCGGATGTGCGCAGTTGTTGATGATCTCAAGCGCACGCTCACGCGGACACTTGCCGCGCAAATCCGCAACGCCCTGCTCCGTGATGACGATGTCGACATCGTGTGCGCCGTGGTCGACGTGCGAGCAGAACGGAACGATGGACGAGATCTTGCCGCCCTTTGCCTCGGACTGCGTGTAGAAAATGGTGAGGTAGGCATTGCGTGCGAAGTCGCCGCTGCCGCCGATGCCGTTCATCATCTTCGTGCCCGTGACGTGCGTGGAGTTGACGTTGCCGTATATATCGACCTCGATCGCCGTGTTCATCGCGATGACACCGAGACGGCGGACAACCTCGGGGTTGTTCGAGATCTCCTGCGGACGGAGCATCATGATCTTCTTGTACTTGTCGATGTCCTTGTAGAAGCGCTGGAGGCCTTCGGGCGAGGGCGAGAACGCCGTGCCGGACGCGAATTTCAGCTTACCTGCATCGGCGAGGTCGAACATACCGTCCTGAATGACCTCGGTATAGACCTCAAGATCCGTGAAGTCGGAACTGACAAAGCCCGCGATGACCGCGTTCGCCACGTTTCCGACACCCGACTGGAGCGGGAGAAGCCCCTTCGGCATACGCCCCTCGGCGATCTCCTTCTTGAGGAGCTCTACCGTGAACGCGCCCATCTTGCGTGCAATGTCGTCCACCGGGGCGAGTGCGCGCGTCTTGTCCGTGATGTCACAGGGGACGATGTACTTGATCTTGTCCAGCGGGCACGGCATGAACGTCGTACCGATGCGGTCGCCCGCCTTCGTGATGGGGATCGGCAGACGGTTCGGAGGATCGAGGGGGATGTAGATGTCATGCATACCGACGAGCTCCATCGGCTGGCTCGTGTTCACCTCGACGATGACCACGTCAGCGCTCTGGATGTACGACGGCGTATTGCCGACCGAAGTCGAGGGGATGATGCCCTCCTCCGTGATCGCGACCGCCTCGACAAGAGCGACATCGATCTTTCCGAGGAAGCCCTCGCGCGACTGCTGCGCGACCTCGGAGAGGTGCATATCAATGTAGTTCACAAGACCCGAGTTGATCGCACTTCTGAGGGGTGAATTTGTCTGATACGGCAGCCGCTGCTTGATGCCGCCCGCCTCCGCGAGTGCGCCGTCCAGCTCGGGTCCCGTCGATGCCCCCGTCCAGATATTGACCTTGAACGGATTCTTCTTCATGCGCTCGGCAATGGCGAGCGTAACTGCCTTCGGATAACCGGAAGGCGTAAACCCGCTCGCACCGATGGTCATGCCGTCGGCAAAGTACTCTGCCGCCGTTTCTGCACTGACGACCCTGTCCGCCAAGGATTTAGGTATGCGATCGGAAATATCGATCATAGAAAAACCTCCCTTTGATGCTCATCCGACCGATGCACCAAGCGCCCTTGCAGCACTTCAGAACTCGTATTTCGTCGCGCCCACTATTCATGGTAGGAATGTTCTAAATAACTACAAGTTATCGTAGGTGCATAAGTCAATTATATCTTTCCATAGGATAGCACGAAAAAAAAACGCCGTCAAGATTACATTGACGGCATTTTCTGTGATTTGTGAAAAAAGGGGCAAATGAGTTTCAATCACGCGAATTTTTGTCCGACAACTCCGTTTCCTCGGGCACTGCGTGTGAGAGATAATACGAGAGCGAACTGAGCCCGACGGACAGATCCTCGCTGACAAACGGGATGTTCGGCGGCACCCGGAGTTTCACGGGCGCAAAGTTCCAAATCCCACGAATGCCTGCCGCGACGAGCTTGTCGGCAACGCTCTGTGCCGCTGCGGCGGGCACGGCGATCACACCGATGCGGATGTCGCGCTCGGCAATGATCTCCGCAAGGTAGGCGATGTCCTCCACGCGCCGTTCTCCGACGCGCGTACCGATAACGATCGGATTTGCATCGAGGATGGCGGCAAGCCGGAAGCCGAGACGTGTGATTCCCTGATAGTTTGCAAGGGCGGCACCCAGATGTCCCATGCCGATAATCGCGACATTCCAATGGTGATCAAGACCGAGTATCGTTCCTATGCTTTCCTTGAGTTCGGCGACATAGTAGCCCACGCCCTTCTTTCCGAACTGCCCGAAAAACGCCAAGTCCTTCCGAATCTGTTCGGGGTTGATGGCAAGGCGGCGGCCGAGCTCCTCCGAGGAGGCGATCTCCACGCCCTCGTCCGTCAGCTGGCGCAGACAGCGATAGTAGCGCGGCAGACGATCCACGGTCGCCTTCGATATCAATAGATGTTCCTGCATGGTCAGCCTTCCTTCGTCTCCCGCGCAATCGTGTGCAGTGCCGCCGTCATGGCGGCGAGCATCCAAAGCAGCATGGAGGACGGTATGTTAAAGAGCAGATGATCCGTGATGCCGTTGAGCGCAACGGAAAGAAATGCGAGTCCGAGCCCGGTCGAAAGCCCCTCGACGAAGCGCCGTCTGCGCCAGCGTGCAAGTGCCGTACGCACATCGGCGACCGTGCGCCACTCGTGTTCGTGTGCGGCGAGCACCGCCTCCCACGGGGGTACGCGTTTGGGCAGCCGAAAGGCAAGCACGAGCGAACCGAAGAAGAACCAGAGGAATGAGAGAGCTCCCGGCACGCCGATCTCTGCGGCATAGTTCAGATACATATTGTGGGCGTGTACGATCTGCACAGGCGCCCCTTGCAGATAGAAATCGTACTCGGGGTAAACCATGAAGTACATCCCCCAGCCGATGCCGAGGAAGGGATGATCGAGGATCATCGCGACGGTGCTCTCCCAAAACGCGAGGCGCATCTCCGAGGAGGTGTCCACGCGCGTAAAGACGGAAAGCAGCCGGTCGGCGAGCACGGGATCGGCGAGGAGTGCGCCGCCGCCGAGCACCACAAGTCCCACGAGGATGCGCCAATCCCGCAGCGCACCGTAGCCGGCAAGCAGGACGGCGACGACAAGGCACGCCCCACGCGCATAGGTCATGCCGAGGCACGCGAGCGCGGCGACAAGCAGAATGCCCGCGATCATGCGCCATGTGCGCGAGAGCACAGGCAAAAGCCCCACCGCAGCGCAGATGACAATATCGAGGTATCCCGCGAGGATGTTCGGATTCTCCCACGTCGAAAAGACGCGTTTCGAGAGTTCGGGAAACGCCTCTCCGTCCACCCACTTCATCGCCCCGATGTCGATGCCGAAAATGAACTGATAGAATCCATAGAGGATAACGAGCCCCGCCGACAGCGCCATCGCAAGCACAACGCGCTGACATTCGCGCGGCGTACGCAGGGTCTGCCCGACGAGCAGATAGGTCAGCGCATAGATGGGTACGAGATGATAGAAGTTATAGAAACTGAACGCCCGATCCTGCGCAACGGCAACCGACAGAAGTCCGATGATGACAAAGAGCAGTGCCGGCGCATCGTACGGCAGACGGCGCAGATGAAACCCCCGATCCATTCGCAGACGCAGGAGCATCGCTCCGCAGCCGAGGAGCAGCACTGCCATTGCCGCAAGGGGACTGAGCGGAATCAAAAACGCCTCGGCAATGACGGCGTACATCATCACGCGCGCCATGCGCCCCGCTCGGCGGCGGCGGCGCAGAACACGCCGCCGCTCCTGAAATTCTTCACCCACGCCGTCACCTCCCCGCCAAGAGAAGCGCACGGATGCCGCCCACCAGATAGAGCGACCCCGCAGCGACAAGGAGGGCATGGCTGCGCTGCGCCCGGTGCTCCGCCTCGGCGAGTGCCGTCTGCGGGTCGGCACAGGCACAGGTGTCCGCGTCAAGCCCCGCTGCGGCCGCCGCCACAACATCCGCCGCCGCCGCACGTGCGGAGTTCGGACGCACGGTGACGACCGTATCGCCGGGGCGCAGAAGTGCGGTGAGCATCGCGTCGATGTCCTTGTCCTTCAGAATGCCGAGCAAAAAGACGCGCGGCAGTTCGGGGAAATACGCGTCGAGCCCCGCACGCAGGGCACACATTCCCGCAGGGTTGTGCGCCCCGTCGATGACGACGGGCAAATTCTCCCGCGTGAGGATTTCAAACCGTGCGGGATGGCGCACCGTGCGCAGTGCCGTGCGAATGGCTTTGTCCGTAACACGCGCGTCCTCGCGCTCAAGGAGCTTTGCCGCCATGATGACGAGCGCGGCGTTCTCCGCCTGACACGTTCCCGCAAGTGCGAGGTCAAACGGCTCCGGTTCGCGGCAGACGACGGAGTGGAACGCGACGCGCTGCCCGCCCTCCTTCGGAAAGAACAGCTGCGCCGAGAAATCCTCACCGCAGACAAAGACATCCGCGCCGAGCTCCTCCGCCCGCCGCTCGATGATCGTCAGCGGCTCGCCCGTCGCCGCCGTAATGACAGGCACCCCCTCCTTGATGATGCCCGCCTTGTGCGCGGCGATGCCCGCCAGTGTCCCGCCGCAGCGATCGGCGTGCTCCATCGTCACATTGGTGATGATCGTAAGCATCGGCTCAACGACATTCGTCGAGTCCAGAAGCCCGCCAAGCCCCGTCTCAATCACGGCGGCCTCGACCTGCTCCTCTGCAAAGTAGAGAAAGGCAAGCGCCGTCAGCGCCTCGAACTGCGTCGGGTGCTCACACCCCGCCGCAACCATCTCATCGGCAGCCGTGCGCACGCGCGTGAGGAGTTCTGCAAACCGCTCCTCGGAAATATCGTGACCGTCCACACTCATGCGCTCCGTATAGGAGATGAGGTGCGGCGAGAGATAGCGTCCGCTGCGGATCTCCGAGGCACGCAGCACCGCATCCAACATCTGCGTGACCGAGCCTTTCCCGTTCGTCCCTGTGATGTGGATGGTCGCATAGCACCGCTCGGGATTGCCCAGACGCGCGCACAGTTCTTCGATGCGTGCCAGCCCCGGACGAATGCCGAACGTATTCAGTTCATCGAGATAGAGAAGTGCCTCCGCATAGTTCATCGGAGCACCTCAGAGCTTCGCAAGATCCGAAAGACGCGTGCGGATGAGCGTGACCTTCTCCTCATAGCCCGCGAGCTTTTCGCGTTCCGCCGCAACCACCGCTGCGGGAGCTTTCGATGTAAACCCTGCGTTCGAGAGTTTGCCCGTGAGGCGCACAATCTCCTTTTCGAGA of the Selenomonas dianae genome contains:
- a CDS encoding Cof-type HAD-IIB family hydrolase, translating into MIRLIFSDMDGTLLDEHGNLPAGFGAVYARLKERGIRFAPASGRQYASLRQTFAPWWDEMIFLAENGTLVMEHDRELFSSPVDTSLALAVMRTGEGLAGVHSIYCGKKCGYLHAADNTESFRTELAKYVSDSAVVEDFAAVDDVPIKMAFCDPSGNAAQTIYPAMQQYADRMQVTLSSAEWVDVYGQGVSKGVAARRIQERLGIAPDECAAFGDYGNDLELMDAVTHSFAMENAIPAVKERARYRAPSNRAHGVLTVCERILAGEFD
- a CDS encoding biotin/lipoyl-containing protein — encoded protein: MKKFNITVNGTAYEVEVEEVRAAGAAPAAAPRAAAPAPAPAAPAPAAPAAPAAPAASAGAGESSVDAPMPGKIIEVKVSVGQAVKAGDTLLILEAMKMQNEIAAPADGTVKAINVTAGQSVKVREALVILG
- the mmdA gene encoding methylmalonyl-CoA decarboxylase subunit alpha is translated as MSTVQEKIELMLEKKEHLKQGGGAKNIEKQHSKGKLTARERLDLLFDEDSFVELDMFVRHRCTNFGQDKKELPGEGVVTGYGTVNGRLVYAFAQDFTVEGGSLGEKHAHKIWKVMDLAMKMGAPCIGINDSGGARIQEAVDALSGYGGIFYRNTKSSGVIPQISVIMGPCAGGAVYSPALTDFIFMVKKTSQMFITGPAVIKAVTAEEVTAEALGGAMTHNSRSGVAHFAAENDQDCIDQIRYLLSFLPSNNMEEVPHVETGDDPNRQDESLNTLIPDNPNAPYDMKDVIRSIVDNGEFYEVHQHFATNIICCFARFDGRTVGIIANEPNVMAGCLDVDASNKSARFIRFCDAFNIPLVNLVDVPGFLPGVDQEYSGIIRHGAKMLYAYSEATVPKVTVITRKAYGGSYIAMCNRELGADQVMAWPTSEIAVMGPAGAANIIFRKDPDKDARTAEYIEEFATPYKAAERGYADMVITPSETRPYIITALNALASKREDNPAKKHGNIPL
- the mce gene encoding methylmalonyl-CoA epimerase gives rise to the protein MFKVLAVDHIGIAVKDLEEGKNFWSDVIGIPCTAEETVAEQKVTTTFHPTPNKSEIELLIGTAEDSPITKYIEKKGEGIQHIALRVDNIENAIADLKAKGVRMIDEKPRIGAGGAKIAFLHPKSTKGVLLEICEHEDR
- the meaB gene encoding methylmalonyl Co-A mutase-associated GTPase MeaB, producing the protein MDIAAEVLNGNRLALSRAITAIENERASATDIMKALYPHTGHAYVLGITGPPGAGKSTMTDKIAKEYRKRGKTVGIIAVDPTSPFSGGAILGDRIRMNDLTLDEGVFIRSMGTRGSLGGLSHKTADAVKVMDAFGKDIIFVETVGVGQSEVDIVRAADTTMVVLIPGMGDDIQAIKAGILEIGDVFAINKSDLDGADKLVREINMMLDLDDHMSDWRPPIRKVVANRGDGITELVDTIEEHRIHIEGNGVLTERRTRRTRDEMLDILHAGVRRHIESRIVDTGRLDDYVAKIKAHETDPYTVVGDVMAEMLS
- a CDS encoding cobalamin B12-binding domain-containing protein, with the translated sequence MAEKIRVLVAKPGLDGHDRGAKVVARALRDAGFEVVYTGLRQTPEEIAEAALQEDVNVVAMSILSGAHPHLFPKVVNLLREKGMDDVLVIGGGVIPEGDIPALKEAGVAAVFTPGTPTGDVVDFIKEHVA
- a CDS encoding acyl-CoA mutase large subunit family protein translates to MSNEKIQAELDKYNAAVEKATAKFPARPHIPEQGLYTPLDIAETDYAEDIGFPGVYPYTRGVQPTMYRGRFWTMRMYAGFSTAEESNKRYRYLIESGATGLSCAFDLPTQIGYDSTDAISEGEVGKVGVAIDSLADMEILFDQIDLGKVSTSMTINAPASVLLAMYIAVAEKQGVSADKLKGTIQNDILKEYAARGTYIFPPRPSMRLITNIFEYCSKNVPNWNTISISGYHIREAGSTASQEIAFTIADGIAYVEAAIKAGLSVDAFAGRLSFFWNAHNNVLEEVAKFRASRRIWAKVMKERFKAEKPKSMMLRVHTQTAGSMLTAQQPNNNIVRVALQTAAAVMGGTQSLHTNSRDEALALPTEDSVMVALRTQQIVAYESGLADVVDPLAGSYYVEAMTNRIEKEAWEYIKKIDDLGGAVAAIEKGYIQKEIQDSAYKWQMDVESGARVIVGVNKFQVEEEAPKNLLRVDASVGEKQKAKVEAMKAKRDNAAVQAALADLKAACGDENENLMPHILAAVKTYATLGEICGVMREVFGEYEAHVNL
- a CDS encoding acetyl-CoA hydrolase/transferase family protein; the encoded protein is MIDISDRIPKSLADRVVSAETAAEYFADGMTIGASGFTPSGYPKAVTLAIAERMKKNPFKVNIWTGASTGPELDGALAEAGGIKQRLPYQTNSPLRSAINSGLVNYIDMHLSEVAQQSREGFLGKIDVALVEAVAITEEGIIPSTSVGNTPSYIQSADVVIVEVNTSQPMELVGMHDIYIPLDPPNRLPIPITKAGDRIGTTFMPCPLDKIKYIVPCDITDKTRALAPVDDIARKMGAFTVELLKKEIAEGRMPKGLLPLQSGVGNVANAVIAGFVSSDFTDLEVYTEVIQDGMFDLADAGKLKFASGTAFSPSPEGLQRFYKDIDKYKKIMMLRPQEISNNPEVVRRLGVIAMNTAIEVDIYGNVNSTHVTGTKMMNGIGGSGDFARNAYLTIFYTQSEAKGGKISSIVPFCSHVDHGAHDVDIVITEQGVADLRGKCPRERALEIINNCAHPDYRPILLDYYERALAATKGAQTPHLLDEALSFHQRFLATGSMQK
- a CDS encoding redox-sensing transcriptional repressor Rex, coding for MQEHLLISKATVDRLPRYYRCLRQLTDEGVEIASSEELGRRLAINPEQIRKDLAFFGQFGKKGVGYYVAELKESIGTILGLDHHWNVAIIGMGHLGAALANYQGITRLGFRLAAILDANPIVIGTRVGERRVEDIAYLAEIIAERDIRIGVIAVPAAAAQSVADKLVAAGIRGIWNFAPVKLRVPPNIPFVSEDLSVGLSSLSYYLSHAVPEETELSDKNSRD